The following coding sequences are from one Nodosilinea sp. FACHB-141 window:
- a CDS encoding ABC transporter ATP-binding protein, with protein sequence MTATPTLPSDDTTRRPDSDWRLFLRMWPYIYKHRNALVMPLVLLVPLSLANALQPVLIGQAISLIRQEPVMFFLEGFTLQSGLNLLVGLLVVTVLIRLLLDGFQSYLVQAVGQNITADIRTDLFTHVTSLAVRFFDRTPVGKLITRITSDVDALGDVFSTGAVGIITDVVSMLVLIVVMFTMQWQLALMLLALLVPVTWLIIYFQQQFRKANYKSREHLSELNATLQENVAGINVVQLFRRERYNAEMFRHTNQKYITAVDKTIFYDSAVSSTLEWISLVAIGGVLWLGGLLVMQDALTFGTLATFILFAQRLFDPLRQFADKFTAIQAGLTAVERITDLFTVPVEIRDPEKVGSEGVGSDGVGSNGVGSKNDSLSAFPTTYPTQLESAAESTTHPPIHSSAPHPITPSLSKASEIRFDHVTFGYKADEHVLKDLTFTIRPGEKVALVGPTGAGKSSIIRLLCRLYDINQGAILLDGVDIRDLPQSELRRRMAVILQDGFLFAGDVKSNITLGEEYPIEAVIEAAKKTNIHGLIEDLPQGYDTELRERGTNLSGGQKQLLAFARAAIRDPGILVLDEATANLDVGTEAMIQEALERLLEGRTAIIIAHRLSTIRNVDRILVLKHGELVEQGSHDELLAREGLYSSLYRLQRLGV encoded by the coding sequence ATGACCGCTACCCCCACTCTCCCCAGCGACGACACCACCCGCCGTCCCGACAGCGACTGGCGGCTGTTTCTGCGCATGTGGCCCTACATCTACAAACACCGCAATGCTCTGGTGATGCCGCTGGTCTTGCTGGTGCCCCTATCGCTGGCCAACGCCCTTCAGCCGGTGCTAATTGGTCAGGCCATCTCCCTAATTCGCCAAGAGCCGGTGATGTTCTTCCTAGAGGGCTTCACCCTCCAGAGCGGGCTGAACTTACTGGTAGGGCTGCTGGTAGTTACCGTGCTGATTCGCCTGCTGCTGGATGGCTTTCAGAGCTACCTGGTGCAGGCCGTGGGCCAAAACATTACCGCCGACATTCGCACCGACCTGTTTACCCACGTCACCTCCCTAGCGGTGCGCTTCTTTGACCGCACCCCTGTGGGCAAGCTGATTACTCGCATCACCAGCGATGTCGATGCCCTGGGCGACGTGTTCTCCACGGGGGCGGTGGGCATTATTACCGACGTGGTGTCGATGCTGGTGCTGATCGTGGTGATGTTTACCATGCAGTGGCAGCTGGCCCTCATGCTGTTGGCCCTGCTGGTGCCCGTTACCTGGCTGATTATTTACTTTCAGCAGCAGTTTCGCAAAGCCAACTATAAATCCCGCGAGCACCTGTCCGAACTCAATGCCACCCTGCAAGAAAACGTGGCGGGCATCAACGTAGTTCAGCTGTTTCGGCGCGAGCGCTACAACGCCGAAATGTTTCGCCACACCAACCAGAAATACATCACCGCCGTCGATAAAACTATTTTCTACGACTCGGCAGTGTCGTCTACGCTGGAGTGGATTTCGCTGGTAGCGATCGGCGGCGTGCTCTGGCTCGGCGGCCTGCTGGTGATGCAAGACGCCCTCACCTTTGGCACCCTGGCCACCTTTATTCTCTTTGCCCAGCGCCTCTTTGACCCCCTGCGCCAGTTTGCTGACAAATTCACCGCCATCCAAGCCGGTCTCACCGCCGTGGAGCGCATCACCGACCTGTTTACCGTGCCGGTTGAGATTCGCGACCCGGAGAAGGTGGGGAGTGAGGGAGTGGGGAGTGATGGGGTAGGGAGTAATGGGGTAGGGAGTAAAAACGATAGCCTGAGCGCTTTTCCTACCACTTACCCTACCCAGCTAGAATCCGCCGCCGAGTCTACCACCCATCCACCCATTCACTCATCCGCCCCTCACCCCATCACCCCATCACTCTCCAAAGCCTCCGAGATTCGCTTCGACCACGTCACCTTTGGCTATAAGGCCGATGAGCACGTGCTCAAGGACCTCACCTTCACCATTCGCCCCGGCGAAAAAGTGGCCCTGGTGGGGCCGACGGGGGCGGGGAAGAGTTCGATTATTCGGCTGCTGTGTCGGCTCTACGATATCAACCAGGGGGCAATCTTGCTGGATGGGGTGGATATTCGCGATTTGCCCCAGTCAGAGCTGCGGCGGCGCATGGCGGTAATTTTGCAGGATGGCTTTCTCTTTGCTGGGGATGTAAAGAGCAACATTACCCTGGGGGAGGAATATCCCATTGAAGCGGTGATTGAAGCGGCGAAAAAGACCAACATCCACGGCCTGATTGAAGATCTGCCCCAGGGCTACGACACCGAGCTGCGGGAGCGGGGCACAAATCTCTCAGGTGGGCAGAAGCAGCTGCTGGCCTTTGCCCGAGCGGCGATTCGCGACCCGGGAATTTTGGTGCTGGATGAGGCTACCGCCAACCTGGATGTGGGTACCGAGGCGATGATTCAGGAGGCGTTGGAGCGGCTGCTGGAGGGGCGCACGGCGATTATTATTGCCCACCGTCTATCGACTATTCGCAACGTCGATCGCATTCTCGTACTCAAGCATGGCGAGCTGGTCGAGCAGGGCAGCCACGACGAGCTGCTGGCGCGGGAGGGGTTGTATTCGAGTCTGTATCGTTTGCAGCGATTGGGGGTATAA
- a CDS encoding VWA domain-containing protein → MRRFPLIPFLISLCAVLLWNCTPDVFNGTPKVDSVESARQALEQSILPKISVGEELIADEVASRYTTDQIVDPLPDVNTLPLHAAQPGGSNTAYVEIYSSSEKANVNRQNERWLVEVAEAFNQRRETLPSGEVIQVGVRQVASGTAARLLGAGAVKPQGYSPSNDLWVAMVQSQGVSTVPVAARLVPNTAGWVLPKPVYDSLAENGTVSFDRLLNAIASGEVTVAYPNPYSSATALNLLYTLYWRAAGHQDDGGQLTVAELQTPQVNSVFDQFQQQVLITTPTTLDLQELFLRDQSNLQAFPLEYQNYLALREVPGFSDTEFVPFGVPHNNPLVGFGWNTPQQAAALQRFAQFAQSAEMQTLAQQQGFVETDYMKAKQVPPFPNGETLLAAQSNWKLRKDGGRTVYMALVIDTSGSMEGERIQALKDGLRVAAEQINSGNYVSIVTFADAPTRRLPLAPFDQLQHQKFLATIDSLQADGATAMYDGAMVGLADLLAQKEKDPNGRYYLLLLSDGEVNRGYTFDAIQDVLAYSDVRFYPIAYGEVNQGELEAIAALRESTVQQGAPDNVQTLFKDLFQVNL, encoded by the coding sequence ATGCGCCGCTTCCCCCTGATCCCGTTCCTCATCAGTCTCTGCGCCGTGCTGCTGTGGAACTGTACGCCGGACGTTTTCAACGGCACTCCTAAAGTTGATTCTGTAGAGAGCGCTCGGCAGGCCCTAGAGCAGTCGATATTGCCCAAGATTAGCGTTGGCGAAGAGCTGATCGCCGATGAGGTGGCCAGCCGCTACACCACCGACCAGATCGTAGATCCGCTGCCCGATGTCAATACCCTCCCGCTACACGCGGCCCAGCCCGGCGGCAGCAACACCGCCTACGTAGAGATCTACAGCTCTTCTGAAAAGGCCAACGTCAATCGCCAGAACGAGCGCTGGCTGGTGGAAGTTGCCGAAGCCTTTAACCAGCGCAGAGAGACCTTGCCCTCTGGGGAAGTGATTCAGGTGGGGGTGCGCCAGGTGGCCTCGGGCACCGCCGCCCGACTGCTGGGGGCCGGAGCCGTCAAGCCCCAGGGCTACAGCCCATCTAATGACCTTTGGGTAGCCATGGTACAGAGCCAAGGGGTAAGCACCGTGCCTGTGGCTGCGCGCCTAGTGCCCAACACCGCTGGCTGGGTACTGCCCAAACCCGTCTACGATAGCCTGGCTGAAAACGGCACCGTCAGCTTTGACCGGCTGCTGAATGCGATCGCCTCAGGCGAAGTCACCGTGGCCTATCCCAACCCCTACAGCAGCGCTACCGCGCTCAACCTGCTCTATACACTTTACTGGCGAGCCGCCGGACACCAGGACGATGGCGGCCAGCTCACCGTGGCTGAGCTGCAAACTCCTCAGGTCAACTCGGTCTTCGACCAGTTTCAGCAGCAGGTGCTGATCACCACTCCCACCACCCTCGACTTGCAGGAGCTATTCCTGCGCGACCAGAGCAACCTGCAAGCCTTTCCGTTGGAATACCAAAACTACCTGGCCCTGCGGGAGGTGCCTGGCTTTAGCGACACCGAGTTTGTGCCCTTTGGTGTGCCCCACAACAATCCCCTGGTGGGCTTTGGTTGGAACACGCCCCAGCAAGCGGCGGCCCTGCAGCGGTTTGCCCAGTTTGCCCAGTCGGCCGAAATGCAGACCCTAGCCCAGCAGCAGGGCTTTGTCGAAACCGACTACATGAAGGCCAAGCAGGTGCCCCCCTTCCCCAACGGCGAGACCCTGCTGGCTGCTCAGTCGAACTGGAAACTACGCAAAGACGGAGGCCGCACCGTCTATATGGCCCTGGTGATCGACACCAGCGGCTCCATGGAAGGCGAGCGGATTCAGGCTCTTAAGGATGGTCTACGGGTCGCCGCCGAGCAGATTAACTCGGGCAACTACGTCAGCATCGTTACCTTTGCCGATGCGCCCACCCGCCGGCTGCCCCTGGCTCCCTTTGATCAGCTTCAGCACCAAAAGTTTTTGGCCACTATCGACAGTTTGCAGGCCGATGGTGCGACAGCCATGTACGACGGGGCCATGGTGGGCCTAGCCGACCTGCTGGCCCAAAAAGAAAAAGACCCTAACGGACGCTACTACTTACTGCTGCTCAGCGACGGCGAGGTCAACCGAGGTTACACCTTTGACGCTATCCAAGACGTTCTCGCCTACAGCGATGTGCGCTTCTACCCCATCGCCTACGGTGAGGTAAATCAGGGGGAATTGGAGGCGATCGCAGCCCTGCGCGAATCTACCGTGCAGCAAGGCGCTCCCGACAATGTGCAAACCCTGTTTAAGGATCTGTTCCAGGTTAATCTTTAG
- a CDS encoding GFA family protein, which produces MAIAGSCHCGKTAFRIEGEIPEQLTRCTCSFCSKRGALWAYYQPDQFQVVTPTDDAIYRWQSKLVAHHFCPTCGCGTFSDSPAFELDGSWDKSSRRIGVNARLFDDFDAEEALVVVIDGKNLW; this is translated from the coding sequence ATGGCGATCGCCGGAAGCTGCCACTGCGGAAAGACGGCCTTTCGTATTGAGGGCGAGATTCCAGAACAACTGACTCGATGCACTTGCTCGTTCTGCTCTAAACGTGGCGCACTGTGGGCGTATTACCAGCCTGATCAATTTCAGGTAGTCACCCCAACAGACGATGCCATTTACCGTTGGCAGTCGAAACTTGTGGCGCATCATTTCTGCCCAACCTGCGGGTGTGGCACGTTTTCTGATAGCCCAGCCTTTGAACTAGATGGAAGCTGGGACAAGAGCAGTCGCCGCATCGGAGTTAATGCCCGTCTGTTCGATGACTTTGATGCAGAGGAGGCACTTGTCGTAGTTATTGATGGCAAAAACCTTTGGTAG
- a CDS encoding M20 family metallopeptidase — protein sequence MFATTAPPLPVNRDRIRPAIQSLQDQLVTWRRGLHQRPELGFKEWLTADFICEQLSEWGIDHQRNIAQTGVAAVIEGTRPGPVLGIRADMDALPIQEENTVPYCSQHDGVMHACGHDGHVAIALGTAYYLATHRDFAGTVKVIFQPAEEGPGGAKPMIEAGVLKNPDVDAMIGLHLWNNLPLGTVGVRTGALMAASEFFTCTVQGKGGHGALPHQTVDSIVVGSQIVNALQTIVARNIDPTKSAVVTVGQFHAGKAQNVIADSATFGGTVRYFDPAYADYFAPRMEQIIAGVCQAHGASYSLDYRALYPPVINDAGMADLVRSVALAVVETPAGVVPDCHTMGGEDMAFFLQEVPGCYFFLGSANSDKALAYPHHHPRFDFDETALGLGVEMFVRCVEAYFGEGLNL from the coding sequence ATGTTTGCCACCACCGCCCCGCCACTGCCCGTCAACCGCGATCGCATTCGCCCAGCTATTCAATCTTTGCAAGATCAGTTGGTCACTTGGCGGCGCGGCCTGCACCAGCGGCCTGAGCTGGGGTTCAAAGAGTGGCTGACCGCCGACTTTATCTGCGAGCAGCTCAGCGAGTGGGGCATTGACCACCAGCGCAACATTGCTCAAACCGGCGTGGCAGCGGTGATTGAGGGTACCCGACCCGGCCCTGTGCTGGGTATTCGCGCCGATATGGATGCCTTGCCCATTCAAGAAGAAAACACGGTACCCTACTGCTCGCAGCACGATGGGGTGATGCACGCTTGCGGGCACGATGGCCATGTGGCGATCGCTCTAGGCACCGCCTACTATCTAGCCACCCACCGCGATTTTGCGGGCACCGTCAAAGTGATCTTTCAGCCCGCAGAAGAGGGGCCAGGGGGCGCAAAACCCATGATCGAAGCGGGGGTGCTCAAGAACCCCGATGTGGACGCCATGATTGGCCTCCACCTATGGAACAACCTGCCCCTGGGCACCGTGGGCGTCCGCACCGGAGCGCTGATGGCGGCGTCAGAATTTTTTACCTGCACGGTGCAGGGCAAAGGGGGCCACGGCGCGCTGCCTCATCAAACCGTTGACTCCATCGTGGTTGGGTCGCAGATTGTCAACGCTTTGCAAACCATTGTGGCCCGTAACATTGACCCCACCAAGTCGGCGGTGGTCACCGTAGGCCAGTTTCACGCCGGCAAGGCCCAAAACGTGATTGCCGACAGCGCCACCTTTGGCGGCACTGTGCGCTACTTTGATCCCGCCTATGCCGACTACTTTGCCCCTCGCATGGAGCAGATTATTGCGGGCGTTTGTCAGGCCCACGGAGCCAGCTATAGCCTCGACTACCGAGCGCTGTACCCGCCCGTAATCAACGATGCGGGGATGGCGGATTTGGTGCGATCGGTGGCTTTGGCGGTGGTTGAGACTCCGGCGGGAGTGGTGCCTGACTGCCACACCATGGGCGGCGAAGATATGGCCTTTTTCTTGCAGGAAGTGCCGGGGTGCTACTTCTTTTTAGGCTCAGCCAATTCTGACAAGGCGCTGGCCTACCCGCATCACCACCCCCGCTTCGACTTCGATGAAACGGCCCTAGGGCTTGGGGTGGAGATGTTCGTGCGCTGTGTGGAAGCGTATTTTGGTGAGGGGCTAAATCTGTAA
- a CDS encoding DUF433 domain-containing protein has protein sequence MNTVLASLQKETHCALMEPDPAFPDIAFRSDAENSWVPVVHGTSIHVRTVVMAATEWEWSTEQIAEEYGLSKAQVEAALVFYQAHGDEAAVAVTEQIPTQVPEQVVEKPIEAAKA, from the coding sequence GTGAATACGGTTTTAGCCTCGCTGCAAAAAGAAACCCACTGCGCCCTGATGGAACCTGACCCGGCCTTTCCAGACATTGCCTTCCGTTCTGATGCCGAGAATAGCTGGGTGCCTGTGGTGCACGGCACCAGCATTCATGTGCGAACCGTGGTGATGGCGGCAACTGAGTGGGAATGGTCAACAGAGCAGATTGCCGAAGAGTATGGTCTTTCTAAAGCTCAGGTGGAAGCGGCCCTAGTCTTCTATCAGGCCCACGGCGATGAGGCGGCTGTAGCCGTCACTGAGCAGATACCCACGCAAGTGCCCGAGCAGGTAGTCGAGAAACCGATCGAAGCAGCAAAAGCCTAA
- a CDS encoding helix-turn-helix transcriptional regulator has product MGRAGNALQQVLEAYGISQNKLAVTMGTDRANVNRWVKELRDPAGDVIFEIKEALKQIDSEAAETFVRLYLG; this is encoded by the coding sequence ATGGGAAGGGCAGGCAACGCACTACAGCAGGTTTTAGAGGCTTACGGCATTAGCCAAAACAAATTGGCAGTGACGATGGGCACAGATCGCGCCAATGTGAACCGCTGGGTGAAAGAACTCCGTGACCCAGCTGGAGACGTAATTTTTGAAATTAAGGAAGCTTTGAAGCAGATTGATTCAGAGGCTGCCGAGACATTCGTCCGTTTATATTTGGGTTAA
- a CDS encoding isoprenylcysteine carboxylmethyltransferase family protein codes for MKIKHVINLHKGTTALFVAALMVAYQNFGLGPWVYLALHGTYGLVWLLKDRLYPDKQWEQTIPLATGIFGFGFISLYWVAPFLLVSRGVEPPLPLVAGAIALNILGIFLHYASDAQKYFTLKYQPGLITEGLFARCRNTNYLGEILIYLSFALLAMHWLPFAILGLVAAVLFVPNMRKKDESLSRYPEFADYKARSGLLLPQLLGASAASSQAAAAEPPN; via the coding sequence ATGAAAATAAAGCACGTTATCAACCTCCATAAAGGCACTACGGCTCTTTTTGTCGCGGCTCTGATGGTGGCTTACCAAAACTTTGGCCTGGGGCCGTGGGTTTACCTGGCCCTTCATGGCACCTATGGCCTGGTGTGGCTGCTAAAAGATCGCCTCTATCCCGACAAGCAGTGGGAGCAAACCATTCCCCTAGCCACCGGAATTTTTGGCTTTGGGTTCATCAGCCTCTACTGGGTAGCTCCTTTTTTGCTGGTTAGCCGGGGGGTGGAGCCGCCGTTGCCTTTGGTCGCAGGGGCAATCGCCCTCAACATCCTCGGCATATTTCTGCACTACGCCAGCGATGCTCAAAAGTACTTCACCCTCAAGTATCAACCGGGGCTAATTACTGAAGGGCTTTTTGCCCGCTGCCGCAACACCAACTATCTGGGCGAAATTCTGATTTATCTATCCTTTGCCCTGCTAGCGATGCACTGGCTACCCTTTGCCATTTTAGGGCTGGTTGCGGCCGTGCTGTTTGTGCCCAACATGCGCAAAAAGGACGAGTCGCTGTCGCGTTATCCAGAGTTTGCAGATTACAAGGCGCGATCGGGGTTGCTGCTACCGCAGTTGTTAGGTGCTTCTGCCGCCAGTTCCCAAGCCGCTGCCGCTGAACCGCCCAACTAA
- a CDS encoding DUF2283 domain-containing protein: MNIEYDPDVDALYLRLAEGEIVESDSIELDVIYDYDANERVVGVELLRVSANLPELAIKAFPFRSLEQQVEFMRFLEAIADADLQAKLAFARQILQNQQALLQSA, encoded by the coding sequence ATGAACATTGAATACGATCCCGACGTTGATGCTCTTTACTTACGCCTGGCTGAGGGTGAAATTGTAGAGTCTGACTCAATAGAACTCGATGTGATATACGACTATGATGCCAATGAGCGAGTAGTTGGAGTTGAGCTGTTGAGGGTAAGCGCTAATCTACCAGAGTTAGCCATCAAGGCTTTTCCGTTTCGGAGCCTGGAGCAGCAGGTGGAATTTATGCGCTTTTTAGAGGCGATCGCCGATGCCGATCTGCAAGCAAAGCTCGCCTTCGCCAGACAAATTTTGCAAAACCAGCAAGCTTTGCTGCAAAGTGCCTGA
- a CDS encoding DUF4258 domain-containing protein — protein MLAGQVGSCAVSFSTMTNDEISYSLSHHAEVRLAERKIEWAWVVLTVAEPALIESHPEDPTCQRVYRAIPEAGGRVLKVVYNRTTNPWHIVTIHFDRRMRGKL, from the coding sequence ATGCTGGCGGGGCAAGTCGGCAGTTGTGCAGTCTCATTTAGTACGATGACCAATGATGAAATCTCCTACAGCCTGAGCCACCACGCCGAGGTGAGACTAGCTGAGCGCAAAATTGAATGGGCTTGGGTTGTCCTTACGGTTGCAGAGCCAGCTCTGATTGAGTCTCATCCAGAAGACCCCACCTGCCAGCGTGTCTACCGGGCAATACCAGAGGCTGGCGGACGGGTCTTGAAGGTTGTTTACAATAGGACTACCAATCCCTGGCACATAGTGACGATCCACTTCGACAGGCGCATGCGTGGCAAGCTATGA